A section of the Flavobacterium ardleyense genome encodes:
- the recO gene encoding DNA repair protein RecO — protein MLVKTKAIVISTLRYQEKSLIVKCFTEAAGLKTYFVRSAFSSNKSSQRIAYFQPLNILEIEAIHKNKGTMENFKEVRLASDYSPSLDIVKNTILLFVSEVLHSSIKEEETNEDLFNYLDSALRWLNEHDSIANFHMILLLNMSKFLGFYPDLSTIDQPHFEIGEGVFVDYRGITCLTDYETYLFKRLLNLKFSDDQKVFSGSERQILIKILLQYYSAHIEGFRQPKSLEVLTEIFAS, from the coding sequence ATGTTAGTCAAAACCAAAGCTATTGTTATTAGTACACTTCGCTATCAGGAAAAAAGTCTGATTGTGAAGTGCTTTACCGAAGCCGCTGGACTAAAAACCTATTTTGTTCGATCTGCTTTTTCATCGAATAAATCCAGTCAGCGGATTGCGTATTTCCAACCGTTAAATATCCTCGAAATCGAAGCTATTCATAAGAATAAAGGAACGATGGAGAATTTTAAAGAAGTGCGATTAGCTTCGGATTATAGCCCAAGTTTGGATATTGTAAAGAACACCATTCTACTTTTTGTTTCGGAAGTATTACACAGTAGTATTAAGGAGGAAGAGACTAACGAAGACCTTTTTAATTATCTCGACTCGGCGCTGAGGTGGTTAAATGAGCACGACAGTATTGCAAATTTTCACATGATTCTTTTGTTGAATATGTCTAAATTTCTAGGTTTTTATCCTGACTTATCCACTATTGATCAACCACATTTTGAAATCGGAGAAGGGGTTTTTGTCGACTACCGCGGCATAACTTGTCTCACAGATTACGAAACCTACCTATTCAAAAGACTTCTGAATTTAAAATTCTCCGACGATCAGAAAGTATTCTCAGGTTCGGAAAGGCAGATTTTGATAAAAATATTACTTCAATATTATTCGGCACACATTGAAGGATTTAGACAACCAAAATCTTTGGAAGTGTTGACCGAGATTTTCGCGAGCTAA
- the ileS gene encoding isoleucine--tRNA ligase: MSQKFTEYKGLDLSATADEILNFWKQEDIFKQSVESREGKEPFVFFEGPPSANGLPGIHHVMARAIKDIFCRYKTQKGFQVKRKAGWDTHGLPVELGTEKELGISKEDIGTKISIEEYNEACKKTVMRYTDVWNDLTEKMGYWVDMDDPYITYKPKYMESVWWLLKQIYNKDLMYKGYTIQPYSPKAGTGLSSHEVNQPGAYRDVTDTTVVAQFRTVASTGSATATGSATENNVLKAFGLASTSSAAERGPGEDPIFFLAWTTTPWTLPSNTALTVGPKIDYVLVKTFNQYTFLPINVILAKNLVGKQFGKGYQKAEDASAFANYKEGDKVIPFQVIAECKGADLVGIKYEQLMPYVLPYQNPENAFRIIAGDFVTTEDGTGIVHTAPTFGADDAKVAKEAKPEVPGMLVLDENGTAVPLVDLQGRFINGMKELSGKYVKNEYYDEGQAPERSVDVEIAIRLKEENKAFKVEKYVHSYPHCWRTDKPILYYPLDSWFIKISSVKERLFELNETINWKPKSTGEGRFGNWLKNANDWNLSRSRYWGIPLPIWRTEDKTEEILIGSVEELYNEIEKSIAAGFMTENPFKGFEVGNMSEENYDIIDLHKNVVDAITLVSASGKEMAREADLIDVWFDSGAMPYAQWHYPFENKEKVDGKTAYPADFIAEGVDQTRGWFYTLHAISTLVFDQVAYKNVVSNGLVLDKNGQKMSKRLGNAADPFETISQYGPDATRWYMISNANPWDNLKFDAEGIAEVRRKFFGTLYNTYSFFALYANIDNFTYQEAEVPLEQRPEIDRWILSELNTLIKNVDEFYSDYEPTKATRAISDFVQENLSNWYVRLCRRRFWKGEYEQDKIAAYQTLYTCLITVAKLSAPVAPFFMDKLYKDLTTATNTESFTSIHLADFPKYDDKFVDKSLESKMQKAQTICSLVLSLRKKEMIKVRQPLQKVMIPILDKAQGLEIEAVADLIKAEVNVKEIELLDDASGVIVKQIKPNFKALGPRFGKDMGLIAKEIQKFDADQISKLDREGEIIVQIAGNSITLTVDEVEISSQDIPGLLVASSGNITVALDITISDELRKEGIAREIVNRIQNLRKESGLEVTDKIKVVLQDNGVLKEAVTENMSYIMSETLTETLDFQDEMPDGILIEFDNITTKILITK; the protein is encoded by the coding sequence ATGAGTCAAAAATTTACAGAATACAAGGGTCTAGATTTGTCTGCAACAGCAGATGAAATCCTTAATTTTTGGAAACAAGAAGATATATTTAAGCAGAGTGTGGAGTCTAGAGAAGGAAAAGAGCCATTTGTGTTCTTTGAAGGGCCACCATCAGCAAATGGATTACCGGGAATTCACCACGTTATGGCTCGCGCTATAAAGGATATTTTTTGTAGATATAAAACTCAAAAAGGGTTTCAAGTTAAGAGAAAAGCCGGCTGGGATACGCACGGACTTCCTGTGGAACTTGGTACTGAAAAGGAATTAGGAATTTCTAAAGAAGATATCGGAACAAAAATTTCGATTGAAGAATATAACGAAGCTTGTAAGAAAACTGTAATGCGTTACACCGATGTGTGGAACGATCTTACAGAAAAAATGGGCTATTGGGTAGATATGGATGATCCATATATTACTTATAAACCAAAATATATGGAGTCTGTGTGGTGGTTGCTTAAGCAAATCTACAATAAAGACTTGATGTACAAAGGTTATACAATTCAGCCATATTCGCCAAAAGCGGGAACTGGATTGAGTTCGCACGAGGTGAATCAGCCGGGAGCTTATAGAGATGTTACGGACACGACGGTTGTGGCGCAGTTCCGGACTGTGGCTTCGACAGGCTCAGCCACCGCGACAGGCTCAGCCACCGAGAATAATGTGCTGAAGGCGTTTGGATTGGCTTCGACAAGCTCAGCCGCCGAAAGAGGGCCGGGTGAGGATCCTATTTTCTTCCTAGCTTGGACCACAACACCTTGGACTTTGCCTTCTAATACTGCATTGACCGTTGGTCCAAAAATCGATTACGTATTGGTGAAAACCTTTAATCAATATACTTTCCTGCCTATAAATGTGATTCTTGCCAAAAACTTGGTTGGAAAACAATTTGGAAAAGGATATCAGAAAGCAGAAGATGCTTCGGCATTTGCGAATTATAAGGAAGGCGACAAAGTCATTCCTTTTCAAGTAATTGCGGAGTGTAAAGGAGCGGATCTTGTGGGAATAAAGTATGAGCAGTTGATGCCTTATGTACTTCCTTACCAAAATCCTGAGAACGCTTTTAGAATTATCGCTGGAGATTTCGTTACTACAGAAGATGGAACTGGAATCGTACATACTGCGCCAACTTTTGGAGCAGATGATGCCAAGGTTGCCAAAGAAGCTAAACCAGAAGTTCCAGGAATGCTTGTACTTGACGAAAACGGAACTGCAGTTCCGCTAGTAGATTTGCAAGGGCGTTTCATTAATGGAATGAAAGAACTATCGGGTAAGTATGTAAAAAACGAATACTATGACGAAGGTCAAGCGCCAGAAAGATCGGTAGATGTTGAAATCGCAATTAGACTTAAAGAAGAAAACAAAGCTTTTAAAGTTGAGAAATATGTCCACAGTTACCCACATTGCTGGCGTACGGACAAACCTATTTTGTATTATCCACTAGATTCTTGGTTTATAAAAATCTCATCGGTAAAAGAACGACTTTTTGAACTGAATGAAACTATCAACTGGAAGCCAAAATCTACTGGTGAAGGACGTTTTGGAAATTGGCTTAAGAATGCTAATGACTGGAACCTTTCGCGTTCTAGATACTGGGGGATTCCGTTGCCAATCTGGCGTACAGAAGATAAAACAGAAGAAATTCTGATTGGTTCGGTAGAAGAACTTTATAATGAAATAGAAAAATCTATCGCTGCTGGATTTATGACCGAAAATCCTTTTAAAGGATTTGAAGTTGGAAATATGAGCGAGGAGAACTACGATATTATCGATTTGCACAAGAATGTAGTTGATGCAATCACGCTAGTTTCTGCTTCAGGCAAAGAAATGGCGAGAGAAGCAGATCTGATTGATGTGTGGTTTGATTCGGGCGCAATGCCTTATGCACAATGGCATTACCCTTTTGAAAACAAAGAGAAAGTTGACGGGAAAACAGCATATCCTGCTGATTTTATCGCCGAAGGTGTCGATCAAACTCGTGGATGGTTTTATACACTTCATGCGATTTCGACTTTGGTTTTTGACCAGGTAGCCTACAAGAATGTTGTTTCTAACGGACTTGTTTTAGACAAAAACGGACAGAAAATGTCCAAACGTCTTGGAAATGCTGCAGATCCTTTTGAGACAATTTCTCAATATGGACCTGATGCTACAAGATGGTATATGATTAGTAATGCAAATCCTTGGGACAATCTGAAGTTTGATGCGGAGGGAATTGCTGAAGTGCGTCGAAAATTCTTCGGGACACTTTACAACACTTATTCATTCTTTGCTTTGTACGCAAACATTGACAATTTTACGTATCAAGAAGCAGAAGTGCCACTTGAGCAACGACCAGAAATTGACCGTTGGATTTTGTCAGAACTAAATACTTTGATAAAAAATGTAGATGAATTTTATTCAGACTACGAACCGACAAAGGCAACGAGAGCGATTTCAGATTTTGTCCAAGAAAACTTGAGTAACTGGTACGTAAGACTGTGCCGTCGTCGTTTCTGGAAAGGCGAATACGAGCAAGACAAGATTGCTGCTTATCAAACATTATATACGTGTCTGATTACGGTTGCAAAACTTTCGGCACCCGTAGCACCATTCTTTATGGACAAGCTCTATAAAGATTTGACTACTGCGACAAATACTGAAAGTTTCACAAGTATTCACCTTGCAGACTTCCCGAAATATGATGATAAGTTTGTTGATAAATCGCTAGAAAGTAAGATGCAGAAGGCACAGACTATCTGTTCACTGGTCTTATCACTGCGAAAAAAGGAGATGATTAAGGTACGTCAACCACTGCAAAAGGTAATGATACCAATACTTGACAAGGCACAAGGGCTGGAAATAGAAGCAGTTGCCGACCTGATAAAAGCAGAGGTAAATGTCAAAGAAATTGAGCTATTAGATGATGCTTCGGGTGTAATAGTTAAGCAAATTAAACCAAATTTCAAGGCCTTAGGACCACGTTTTGGAAAAGATATGGGTCTGATTGCCAAAGAGATACAAAAATTTGATGCTGATCAGATAAGCAAACTTGATCGCGAGGGCGAAATTATTGTGCAAATTGCAGGAAATAGCATAACTTTAACTGTAGATGAGGTAGAAATTAGCTCTCAGGATATCCCGGGATTGCTAGTAGCATCGTCAGGAAACATAACTGTAGCTCTAGATATTACAATATCTGATGAGCTGCGCAAAGAAGGAATTGCGAGAGAAATTGTAAACAGAATACAGAACCTACGAAAAGAGAGTGGACTAGAAGTAACAGACAAAATTAAGGTAGTCTTACAAGACAATGGAGTGCTCAAGGAAGCTGTAACCGAAAATATGTCGTATATTATGTCTGAAACCCTTACAGAAACCCTCGATTTTCAAGATGAGATGCCCGATGGTATTCTCATAGAATTTGATAACATTACAACCAAAATATTAATTACAAAATAA
- a CDS encoding TraR/DksA family transcriptional regulator — protein sequence MTTDEKIRYSDADLAEFKELILKKIEKAQNDLDLIKSAYMNDLNNGTDDTSPTFKAFEEGSETMSKEANSQLAIRQEKFIRDLKNALFRVESKTYGVCKVTGKLIGKDRLKIVPHATMSIEAKNLQR from the coding sequence ATGACTACAGATGAAAAAATTAGATACTCAGATGCTGATTTGGCTGAGTTTAAAGAGTTAATCTTAAAGAAAATAGAGAAAGCTCAAAACGACCTAGACCTTATAAAGAGCGCTTATATGAATGACCTTAACAATGGTACAGACGACACGTCTCCAACATTTAAGGCATTTGAAGAGGGAAGCGAAACAATGTCAAAAGAAGCAAACTCACAGTTGGCTATCAGACAAGAAAAGTTTATCCGCGACCTTAAGAATGCACTTTTCCGTGTAGAAAGCAAAACTTACGGAGTGTGTAAGGTAACAGGAAAATTGATCGGAAAAGACCGACTTAAAATTGTTCCTCACGCAACAATGAGCATTGAAGCAAAAAATCTTCAGAGATAA
- a CDS encoding lipoprotein signal peptidase yields the protein MSLVKAYLLILIILLVDQISKIYIKTNFVLGEEIEVLSWFKILFIENEGMAWGAQIPGEFGKLFLTLFRIFAVGGIAYWLADSVKKESSKILIVAVSLILAGAAGNIIDSIFYGVIFDSSVHNVATAFTDQPYGTWFHGKVVDMLYFPIWSGILPSWIPFWGGTYFTFFNAIFNIADMAISTGVGMLLVFNKKAFPNG from the coding sequence ATGTCATTAGTAAAAGCCTACCTCCTTATTTTAATAATTTTGTTGGTAGACCAAATTTCAAAGATATATATCAAAACGAATTTCGTCCTTGGCGAAGAAATCGAAGTTTTAAGCTGGTTCAAAATCCTCTTCATTGAAAATGAAGGAATGGCTTGGGGTGCACAGATTCCGGGTGAATTTGGTAAACTCTTTCTTACTCTATTTAGAATTTTTGCCGTTGGTGGAATCGCATATTGGCTTGCCGACTCAGTAAAAAAGGAATCTTCAAAAATCTTAATTGTCGCAGTATCATTGATATTAGCTGGTGCAGCCGGAAATATCATCGACTCAATTTTTTATGGTGTAATTTTCGATAGCAGTGTGCATAATGTTGCAACCGCCTTCACAGATCAGCCATACGGTACCTGGTTTCACGGAAAGGTGGTTGATATGTTATACTTCCCGATCTGGAGTGGAATTTTACCATCGTGGATTCCATTTTGGGGTGGCACTTACTTCACATTTTTCAATGCAATTTTCAATATCGCCGATATGGCAATTTCAACAGGGGTGGGGATGTTGTTGGTTTTTAATAAAAAAGCTTTTCCAAACGGATAA
- a CDS encoding 5-formyltetrahydrofolate cyclo-ligase: MEKRELRKLYKEKRAALSPKDREEMSLAIANQLIQMPIWNLTYFHLFLTIENHNEIDTEYILHLLAGRDKEIVISKSNFEDCSMTHFLLTDNTKIKKNEFNIPEPVDGLEVPVNKIDVVFVPLLAFDKAGHRVGYGKGFYDNFLGACRENTIKIGLSFFEAIESIEGIYETDQALDFCVTPNIIYDFKSQS; encoded by the coding sequence ATGGAAAAAAGAGAACTTCGGAAACTATATAAAGAGAAAAGAGCGGCATTATCTCCTAAGGACAGAGAAGAAATGAGTTTGGCAATTGCCAATCAATTGATTCAAATGCCCATTTGGAATTTGACCTATTTCCACCTTTTTTTAACCATAGAAAATCACAATGAGATTGATACCGAATATATTCTGCATCTTTTGGCTGGAAGAGATAAAGAGATTGTAATTTCTAAAAGTAATTTTGAAGATTGCTCGATGACGCATTTCCTGTTGACCGATAATACGAAGATCAAGAAAAACGAATTCAATATTCCTGAGCCTGTTGATGGCCTTGAAGTTCCGGTAAATAAAATTGATGTCGTTTTTGTACCGCTACTTGCTTTTGATAAAGCTGGACACCGCGTAGGTTACGGAAAAGGTTTTTACGACAATTTTCTCGGTGCGTGTCGTGAAAACACCATCAAGATTGGCCTTTCTTTTTTTGAAGCTATAGAAAGCATCGAAGGGATTTATGAAACTGATCAAGCACTAGATTTCTGTGTGACACCAAATATAATTTACGACTTTAAGTCCCAGTCCTAA
- a CDS encoding GEVED domain-containing protein, translating to MTKKYLLALLAVSSFTFAQSTDPAPYCPATFDNGVFNVDNAITQVQVGSLDNVSGGRYTFPHYVFYNNLPVVHLERNQMHQMTLKFNTYGACGYGVWIDFNQDGIFVPQERVLGTVSEPLNISEGTLVQIAITIPATALLGETRMRVRVAEDDQFSQGTNFNIPPCNEGETSMGILDWGETEDYTINITGILGVNDSSKTAFSLYPNPVTSILNISSATSENMSYKIFNLQGAEIMSGDVNSSNNQISVDAISQGVYFITITAADTTSSTMKFIKK from the coding sequence ATGACCAAAAAGTACCTTTTAGCTTTATTAGCTGTTTCAAGTTTTACATTTGCTCAATCTACAGACCCTGCACCTTACTGCCCTGCGACTTTTGATAATGGCGTTTTTAATGTTGATAACGCGATCACTCAGGTTCAAGTAGGTAGCTTAGACAATGTTAGCGGCGGACGGTATACTTTTCCGCATTATGTCTTTTACAATAATTTGCCGGTGGTGCATCTAGAAAGAAATCAGATGCATCAGATGACCTTAAAATTTAATACTTATGGCGCATGCGGCTATGGCGTTTGGATAGATTTTAATCAAGATGGTATTTTTGTACCGCAAGAGCGAGTGTTAGGCACGGTGAGCGAACCTCTAAATATAAGTGAAGGTACATTGGTACAAATTGCAATTACTATTCCAGCGACCGCACTTCTTGGTGAAACTCGCATGAGAGTAAGAGTCGCCGAAGATGATCAGTTTTCGCAAGGCACCAATTTTAATATACCACCATGCAATGAAGGTGAAACGTCAATGGGAATTCTAGATTGGGGAGAAACTGAAGATTATACGATTAATATTACGGGAATTCTTGGAGTGAACGATTCTTCAAAAACTGCATTTTCACTTTATCCAAATCCTGTGACTTCTATTCTAAACATTTCATCTGCAACCTCAGAAAATATGTCTTACAAAATTTTCAATCTGCAAGGAGCCGAAATTATGTCTGGAGATGTAAACTCTAGCAACAATCAGATTTCTGTAGATGCTATTTCGCAAGGAGTTTATTTTATTACAATAACTGCTGCAGACACCACTTCTAGCACAATGAAATTTATCAAGAAATAA
- the uvrC gene encoding excinuclease ABC subunit UvrC, with the protein MQLPSLALQIQTLPDSPGVYQYYDKEGKILYVGKAKNLKKRVASYFNKVHDIGRTNVLVKKIFTIKHIVVSTESDALLLENNLIKTLQPRYNVLLKDDKSYPWICIKNEPFSRVFSTRRMIKDGSEYFGPYTSFKIVYTLLDMIKEIYPLRTCNYDLTKQNIDSGKYKVCLEYHIGNCKGPCEGLEPLETYQKEIDAIREILKGNFKQSIRDFKAQMQQYAADLEFEKAQRIKVKIDVLENYQSRSQVANPRIKNLDVFSIVSDQDSAFVNFIQISHGSIIRSHTLELKKRLDETDKELLELAIIEIRERFGLLTREILVPFEVEVGEGIKATIPQLGDKKEVLDLSIRNAKYVRIEKLKQLQIVDPDRHTNRVMAQMKADLRLSEEPRHIECFDNSNIQGTNPVAACVVFKDGKPSKKDYRHFNIKTVEGPDDFASMEEVVYRRYKRLLEEEQPLPQLIIIDGGKGQLSSALKSLEQLNLRGKIAIIGIAKRLEELFYPDDPIPLYLDKKSETLKIIQQLRNEAHRFGITHHRNKRSKGALVSSLESIPGIGEKTMQTLISHFKSMKRVKLAEEKDIAAVIGLSKAKKITDFYADTPKDL; encoded by the coding sequence ATGCAGTTACCATCTTTAGCCTTACAGATTCAAACACTTCCGGACAGTCCCGGGGTATATCAATATTACGATAAAGAGGGAAAGATTCTGTATGTAGGCAAGGCTAAAAATCTAAAGAAACGTGTAGCATCTTATTTTAATAAAGTGCATGATATTGGCCGTACGAATGTGCTTGTAAAGAAAATTTTTACCATTAAACATATTGTTGTTTCTACAGAAAGCGATGCGTTATTACTGGAAAACAACTTAATTAAAACATTGCAACCTCGATATAATGTCCTTCTTAAGGATGACAAAAGCTATCCCTGGATTTGCATTAAAAATGAGCCTTTTTCAAGGGTATTTTCGACTCGAAGGATGATAAAAGATGGGTCTGAATATTTTGGGCCTTATACAAGTTTCAAAATCGTGTACACTTTGCTTGATATGATCAAAGAAATTTATCCGCTTCGAACTTGTAATTACGATTTGACAAAGCAAAACATCGACAGCGGAAAATATAAAGTATGTCTCGAATATCATATCGGAAACTGCAAAGGACCTTGCGAAGGATTGGAACCACTCGAAACTTATCAGAAGGAAATTGATGCTATTCGCGAAATCTTGAAAGGGAATTTCAAGCAAAGTATTCGAGATTTTAAGGCTCAGATGCAGCAATATGCAGCGGATTTGGAATTTGAAAAAGCACAACGAATAAAAGTTAAAATTGATGTCCTAGAAAATTATCAATCACGCTCACAAGTGGCGAATCCGAGAATTAAAAATCTCGACGTGTTTTCGATTGTGTCAGATCAAGACTCGGCATTTGTCAATTTTATTCAAATTTCCCACGGATCAATAATTAGATCCCATACTTTGGAACTTAAAAAGCGTCTTGACGAAACTGATAAGGAATTACTGGAATTAGCAATTATCGAAATCAGGGAGCGTTTTGGACTGCTTACGCGAGAGATTTTAGTTCCTTTTGAAGTGGAAGTCGGTGAAGGCATCAAAGCTACAATTCCGCAATTGGGAGATAAAAAAGAAGTTCTTGATTTGTCTATTAGAAATGCAAAATATGTGCGAATCGAAAAATTGAAGCAGTTACAAATCGTAGATCCAGACCGTCATACAAATCGTGTAATGGCTCAGATGAAAGCAGATTTGCGCTTGTCTGAAGAACCTCGACATATCGAATGTTTTGACAACTCAAATATCCAAGGAACAAATCCGGTGGCTGCTTGTGTAGTTTTTAAAGATGGGAAGCCAAGCAAAAAGGATTACCGACATTTTAATATTAAAACCGTCGAAGGTCCTGATGATTTTGCTTCTATGGAAGAAGTGGTTTATAGAAGATACAAGCGACTACTTGAAGAAGAGCAGCCTTTGCCTCAATTAATAATTATTGATGGAGGAAAAGGACAGTTGTCATCGGCGTTAAAAAGTTTGGAACAATTAAATTTAAGGGGAAAGATTGCCATTATCGGAATTGCCAAGAGACTAGAAGAGCTATTTTATCCCGACGATCCGATTCCGTTGTATTTAGATAAAAAATCGGAGACGCTCAAAATTATTCAGCAGTTGCGAAACGAGGCTCACCGTTTTGGAATTACACATCACCGAAACAAACGTAGTAAAGGAGCGTTGGTGTCCTCGCTAGAATCGATTCCTGGTATTGGCGAAAAAACAATGCAAACACTCATTTCACATTTTAAATCGATGAAAAGAGTAAAGTTGGCAGAAGAAAAAGACATCGCTGCGGTGATTGGGCTTTCAAAAGCCAAAAAAATTACGGACTTTTACGCTGATACTCCAAAAGATTTATGA
- a CDS encoding patatin-like phospholipase family protein, whose amino-acid sequence MKNTVLTLLLILLFSSSFAQHSLDSLHKNNIPVKVGLVLSGGGAKGFAHIGVLKALEEANIKIDYIGGTSMGAIIGGLYASGYNAAQIDSIFKTTDFDAVIQDQIPRTSKNYYIKRNDERYALTLPVDNFKIGVPAAFSKGLYIYNLMSKLLHSARGVKDFSKLPIPFLCIATDIETGEEVLLNKGYLPQAISASAAFPSLFTPVEIDGQLLVDGGVKNNYPIDEVIKMGANYIIGVDVQDGLKSRESLTGATKILVQVTNLGISEGMSKKIENTDIYIKPDIRDYGVISFAEGNQIIEKGVEAAREVFEELKKAGTPGYINKGKKEISNDVIVDKININPLENYTRSYVLGKIGIKDQESITYEELRTGVDNLAASRDFSTISYTLDYDEECGETINFNLTENPIKTYFKVAAHYDGLYKTSVLANLTRKKFLFKNDVISLDAIVGDNIRYNFDYYIDNGFHFSFGLKSNFNTFSRNVGTDFSEGELLELLGVNSININFTDWSNAVYLQTIFAHKFVLGLGVELKHLKIKSENLSDNRPDFDNSTYASAYGYLKYDSYDNKFFPRSGWYASGDFQYYHSSSDFSDNFHPFSIAKADAGYAYSITKNFSANFQTEAGFKIGSDSVPYFDFILGGYGFEPINNIRSFYGFDFLSLSGDSYIKSTLTIDYSFFRKNHFNFSANLASIGDSLFESPEWPSAHKYLGYAVGYGLETMLGPMEIKYTWSPELSKGFTFVSIGYSF is encoded by the coding sequence ATGAAAAACACTGTACTTACGCTTTTATTAATTCTTTTATTCTCAAGTTCTTTTGCGCAACACTCTTTAGATTCACTTCATAAAAATAATATTCCGGTCAAAGTGGGATTGGTTTTGAGTGGTGGAGGTGCCAAAGGATTTGCTCACATTGGAGTGCTTAAGGCCTTGGAGGAGGCTAATATAAAAATTGATTATATTGGTGGTACCTCAATGGGAGCTATTATAGGCGGTCTTTATGCGTCTGGCTACAATGCCGCTCAGATAGATTCAATTTTTAAAACGACAGATTTTGATGCTGTAATTCAGGATCAGATTCCTCGAACTTCCAAAAATTATTACATTAAGCGCAACGATGAACGATATGCGTTGACTTTGCCTGTAGATAATTTTAAGATTGGCGTTCCTGCAGCATTTTCTAAAGGATTATATATCTACAATCTAATGTCAAAATTATTGCATTCTGCTAGAGGTGTGAAAGACTTTTCAAAACTACCAATTCCATTTTTGTGTATCGCCACAGATATTGAGACAGGAGAGGAAGTTTTACTCAATAAGGGGTATTTGCCTCAAGCCATATCAGCTTCGGCAGCTTTTCCTTCGCTTTTTACTCCAGTAGAAATAGATGGTCAGTTGCTTGTCGACGGTGGTGTAAAAAACAATTATCCCATTGACGAAGTGATTAAGATGGGTGCTAATTATATAATTGGCGTAGATGTACAAGATGGATTAAAATCTCGCGAGAGTCTTACGGGAGCTACTAAAATATTGGTGCAAGTAACTAATCTTGGCATTAGTGAAGGGATGAGCAAAAAAATTGAAAATACCGATATTTATATCAAGCCAGATATTAGGGATTATGGCGTAATTTCTTTTGCCGAGGGGAATCAAATCATTGAAAAAGGTGTGGAAGCTGCTAGGGAAGTTTTTGAAGAACTTAAAAAAGCAGGGACTCCTGGGTATATCAATAAGGGAAAAAAAGAAATCAGCAATGATGTAATTGTAGATAAAATTAACATAAATCCACTCGAAAACTATACACGATCATATGTATTAGGTAAAATCGGAATTAAAGATCAAGAATCTATTACCTACGAGGAGTTAAGGACTGGCGTAGATAATCTTGCTGCGTCGAGGGATTTTAGCACGATAAGCTACACTCTTGATTACGATGAGGAATGTGGCGAAACGATTAATTTTAATTTGACCGAAAATCCAATTAAAACCTATTTTAAAGTTGCCGCACATTACGATGGATTATACAAAACTTCTGTATTAGCCAATTTAACTCGCAAAAAATTTCTTTTTAAAAATGATGTTATTTCCCTCGACGCAATTGTGGGCGATAACATCAGGTATAATTTTGATTATTATATAGACAATGGATTTCATTTCAGCTTCGGACTAAAGTCGAATTTCAATACATTTAGTCGCAACGTTGGAACTGATTTTAGCGAAGGCGAATTATTGGAACTTTTGGGGGTAAATTCAATTAATATTAATTTTACAGATTGGAGTAATGCGGTGTACCTCCAGACAATATTTGCCCATAAATTTGTGCTTGGATTAGGTGTAGAATTAAAACATTTAAAAATTAAATCTGAAAATCTTAGTGACAATCGCCCTGACTTTGACAATAGCACTTATGCTAGCGCCTATGGGTATTTAAAATATGATTCGTACGATAATAAATTTTTCCCAAGGAGTGGTTGGTATGCTTCTGGAGATTTTCAATATTACCATTCATCGTCTGATTTTTCCGATAATTTTCATCCATTTTCTATCGCCAAAGCAGATGCGGGTTACGCATATTCCATTACCAAAAACTTTTCGGCAAATTTTCAAACTGAAGCAGGTTTCAAAATAGGTTCAGATAGCGTTCCCTACTTTGATTTTATCCTGGGAGGTTATGGTTTTGAACCAATCAATAATATTAGATCATTTTATGGTTTTGACTTTTTAAGCCTTTCTGGTGATAGTTATATCAAATCGACTTTGACTATAGATTATAGCTTTTTCAGAAAAAATCATTTCAATTTCAGCGCTAATCTTGCAAGTATTGGAGATAGTTTGTTTGAATCTCCAGAGTGGCCTTCTGCTCACAAATACTTAGGTTATGCAGTTGGGTATGGATTGGAAACAATGCTGGGCCCAATGGAAATTAAATATACTTGGTCGCCAGAATTATCTAAGGGATTTACGTTTGTTTCGATTGGCTATAGTTTCTAG